ATAGAAATACAGGGAACAGGTGAAGATACTACATTTACAAAACAAGAATTAGATAAATTTATTGAACTTGCAAGTTTAGGTTTTGAAAAATTATTTAAATTATAGGAGAAAAATGGTTAAAATTGATATTCTGGATTTATCTTTAGATGAACTAGAAAAGATGTTTTTAGAGTTAGGTCTAAAAAAATTTAATGCCTTACAGGTTTATCAATGGTTACATAAAAAATTGGTATTTAACTTTGATGAATTTTCAAATATTTCCAAAGAAACTAGAGAATTACTTAAGGAAAAATTTGAAATAGGAACATTAAAATATGTTACACATCAGACATCAAAAGATAAAGAAACAGTAAAATTTCTATTTTCATTGCCTGGTAAAAAATTGATTGAATCAGTTTTACTAAAGTATAAAAATAGATATAGTATATGTGTTTCATCTCAAGTTGGTTGTCCTTTAAAGTGTGATTTTTGTGCAACAGGTATGATGAAGTTTGAGAAAAATTTAAAAGCTTCAGAAATATTAATGCAGTTTTATTATTTACAAAATTATTTGAAAGAAAAAAATGATAAAATATCTAATGTTGTATACATGGGTATGGGAGAACCATTTTTGAATTATGATGCAGTTAATAAATCTATAAATATACTTAATTCAAAAGAAGGACAAGCTTTTTCTAAAAGAAATTTCACTATTTCAACTTCTGGATTAATTAATGAAATAGATAAATTTGTTGAAGATCAAAAACAAGTGGGACTTGCTATTTCATTACATAGTGTTAATGAAAAAAGAAGAAGTGAATTAATGCCTATTAATAAGATTAATCCACTAGATAAATTAAGGGAATCATTATTAAATTATCAAAATAAAACAAAGAATAGAATTACATTTGAATATATATTAATTGATGATTTTAACTGTGAAAAAGAAGATGCTGTGGCATTAGTTAAATTTATGAGATCATTTAATCATTTAGTAAATTTAATTCCATATAATAAAGTAGCTGGGAAACCATATAAAACTCCAAGCTTACAAAAACAAAAAGAATTTTATAATCACCTATTATCACATAAGATAAATGTTACTCTTAGAGAAACTAAAGGTGAAGATATTCAAGCTGCCTGTGGACAGCTTAAAGTGAAAAAAGAGGAGATTAATAATGAAGAAAGTAATTAAATATTTTTCAATGCTTATAATAAGTTTATTTATTATGGGATTTATAGGTTTATCTTATATAGTTTATGAAGTTAATAAAAATTACCCACCTGAATTAATAGAAAATTATAAACCATTAATACCATCAACAATTTATGATATTAATGGTAATCAGATTGATTTGATAACTATTGAAAGAAGAGATCCTATAAGTATAAGTGAAATTCCTAAGATGGTTCAAGATGCTTTTATTTCTGTTGAAGATAAAAGATTTAGAGAACATAATGGACTTGATTATATTAGGCTTACTAAAGCATTAATATTAAATGTTACAAAAACAGGTCGTGAAGGTGGTTCAACTATAACACAACAATTAATTAAAACTATATTTTTAACACCAGATAGATCTTTAAAAAGAAAAGTAGTAGAAGCAGTTTTAGCAACTAGAATGGAAAGAAAATATACAAAAGATGAAATACTTGAACTATATTTAAATACTATAAACTTTGGAAGAAGTTCTTATGGTATTAAAAATGCAGCTAAAAATTATTTTGGTAAATTACCTTCAGAATTAACTGTTGGAGAAGCAGCAATACTTGCTTCAATACCAAAATCACCTGCTAAATATTCAAAAATAGAAAATGCATTAGAAAGACAAAAAATTGTATTAAGTTTAATGTATAAAAATGGTGCAATAACTAGAGAAGAATATGAAAATGCAAAATTAGAAGATATAACTTTTGTTAATTTAGATACTAAACATTTATCAGATGATGAAAGAATATCTAAATCTAATATTTCACCAGAATTTACAACTACAGTAATTAATGAAGTTAAGAAAATTCTTCAAATTGAAACTGAAGAAGATGAGAAGTTATTATTTAATGGATATAAGATTTATGCTACAGTTGATATTAATATGCAAAAAGCAGCATATAAAGCATTTGCAAGTAATAATAATTTAAGAAATAGAAAAAACTTAGAAGCTGCTTTAATTTCGATTGATCCAACTAATGGTTTTGTTAAAGCTATGGTTGGGGGTAAAAAATATCAAAAAGGTGATTTTAATAGAGCATTAAATGCTAAAAGACAACCAGGATCATCTTTTAAACCCTTTGTATATTTATCTGCTCTTTTAGATAATTATACTATGGCAACTACACTTGAGGATTCACCAAGTACATTTGGTAAATGGACACCTAAAAACTATGATTGGAAATTTAGAAATAATTTGACTATTCTTAAAGCATTAGAAATATCTGATAATGTTGTTGCAGTTAAAGCTTTAGATTTAGTAGGTCTTAAAAAGTTTAATTCACTTTGGGAAAGTTTTGGATTTTCTAAAAAAGATATACCACAAGATTTAACTACATCTTTAGGATCAATAACACTTTCACCTATAGATATGGCAAAAGCTTATTCTATAATAGCAAATGGTGGAAATAAGGTTGAACCTCAATTTATTTATAAGATTGAGAATAGATTTGGAGATGTAATATATGAAGCAGATACAACTAAAGAAAAAGTTTTAGAACCAGAATATGCAGCATTAATAACACATATGATGGAATCAGTTGTTAAAAATGGTGGAAGTAAAGGTGCACAATTATATGCAAAAGGTGAAGCTGTGCCTGTAGCAGGAAAAACAGGAACAACAAGTGATTATATCTCAGCATGGTTTACTGGATATACACCTACTTTAGTAACTGTAGTATATGTTGGAAATGATGATAATAAATCTATGGGACGTGGAATGAGTGGAGCAAGTGCTGCACTGCCTATATGGAAAAACTATATGCAAGCTGTTGTTAATTTAGGAAACTTTGATATAGGAAGATTTGAATTTATCAAAGATGGAATTATGTCAGAAAAACTAGTAAAAAAAGTTATAGATTTAAGATCTGGTTTACTTGATAGCGATGGATTTAATGCTAGAGAAGCCTTATTTATTGCTGGAACAGAACCAGTTGAATTAGAAAATATTATATATGAAGGATATTAAAATAGAATATCATTAATGCAAATTTTGTGTTAATGATATTTTTTTGTTTAAAGGTCTTTACATTTTAATCATAATATGTTAGTATATGTAAAATAACGAGATAGAGGTGCAAAATTCAAAAGTAAAATTTATGAGCTCGTCAAGGCTGTGATTAAATTTAAAAGGGAAGATTGCCGAATTTATGTAATTGACAATTACATAGGTGGGATTACAAATAATATTTGTAATACTGTCATTATGAAACATAATGTTGTGCTATTGGTTAGTATATTTAATTTTTTTATACTTACTGATAGAAAACTATCAGTTTTTTTATTTAGAAAGGAAAAAATATGAAAAAAAGAATTTTATTATTTATTTTATTAATGTATTCTAGTTTTTCTATAAGTATGGAAAAATTAAGAGTTGGAATGGAAGCTGGATATGCACCATTTAATTGGTTTCAAAGTGATGATAGAAACGGTGCAGTAAAATTAAAAAATGGATATGCTGGTGGATATGATGTAGAAATAGCAAAGATTATTGCAGAAAAACTTAATATGGAATTAGAAATAGTTCAAAGTGATTGGGATTCATTATTAGGTCCTGCATTAAATTCTGATAAAATAGATGTTGTAATTGCAGGAATGTCGCCAACTAAAGAAAGAAGAGAAAATTTAGAGTTTACAGATCCATATTATGAATCGGATTTAGTAATAGTTATAAAAAAAGATTCCAAATATTTAAATGCAAATAATATACAGGAATTTTCTAATAGTAAATTAACAGCACAATTAAATACATTCCATTATACTGTATTAGATCAAATAGAGAGATTAAAAAAGGAAAATGCAAGTGAAAATTTTTCAAATATGTTAGTAGCATTAGAATCAGGTAAAATAGATGGATATATTTCTGAAAAACCTGGAGCTTTATCAGCTAAATTATCTAATCCTAATATATCATTTGTTGAATTTGATAAAGATAATGGATTTAAATACGATAGAGATGATGTAAATATTGCAATAGCTTTAAAAAAAGGTAATACAGAACTTAGAGATAAGATTAATAAGGCATTATCTGAAATTTCTGTAGAACAAAGAGAAGAAATAATGAAAAAGGCTATAGCAACACAACCTAATCAAGGTTCAGATGAACTACCAAATAATTTTCTTTCATGGATAAAATATTTCATAGTTAATTATTGGAAAGATTTCTTATACGGTACATTAACAACTGTTAATTTATCTTTAATAGGTACTTTTTTCGGATTCATAATAGGATTAATATTATCTTTATTAAGAGATGAAAGAAATGTTAATAAAAAATCATGGTTATCAATAGTAATATATAATATTTTTAAATATTTTGTATCAATATATGTAACATTTATTAGGGGAACTCCTATGATAGTTCAGGCTATAATATTCTATTATGGATTTTCACAAATAACTGGAATAAATATTCCGGCATTAACTTCAGCATTAATAATAGTTTCATATAATACTGGAGCATATATTACAGAAATAGTTAGAGGTGGAATAGATTCCATTGAAAAAGGTCAATATGAAGCAGCACAAGCACTAGGTATGAATCATTTTAATATTATGAGAAAAGTAATACTTCCTCAAGCTATTAGAAATGTATTACCATCTGTTGCAAATGAATTTATTATTAATATTAAAGATACTTCGGTTCTATTTTCTATAGGAGTTACAGAATTATTTACTACTTCAAAATCTATAGTAGGATCACATGTAAGATATTATGAAGTGTTTGTTATTACATGTGCAATATATTTTGTTTTAACTTATTCATTATCTAAGTTATTTAGATATTTTGAAAAGAAAATGGATGGAAATAAAGAATATGAGATTGAGGGATAAATATGAGTATAATTAAAGTCGTGAATTTAAAAAAGAGTTATGGTAAAAGAAATATATTAAATGGTATAAATCTTGAGGTAAATGAAAGTGAAGTAGTTTCAATTATTGGATCTTCTGGCTCGGGGAAATCCACTTTATTAAGATGTTTGAATCTACTTGAAACATATGATGAAGGTAGTGTTCTATATAAAGATATAGATATAAATGATAAAAAAATACTACTAAATGAATACAGAAGTAAAGTTGGTATGGTATTTCAACAATTCAATTTATTTAATAATTTAAATGTACTTGAAAACTGTATGTTAGCACAGGTTAATGTCTTAGGCAGAACAAATGAGGAAGCAAAAGAAACTGCAATAAGATATTTAAAAAAAGTTGGTATGGATAAATTTATTAATGCAAGAGTTAATCAATTATCTGGTGGACAAAAACAGAGAGTAGCAATAGCAAGAGCACTTTCTATGAATCCAGAAGCTTTATTATTTGATGAACCTACATCTGCATTAGATCCTGAAATGGTCGGTGAAGTTTTAAAGGTCATGAAAGAATTAGCAGAAGAAGGTTTAACAATGATAATAGTAACACATGAAATGGATTTTGCAAGAGAGGTTTCTGATAAAATAGTATTTATGGATAAAGGAATCATTCTTGAAGAAGGACATCCAGATGATATATTTACAAATCCTAAAAATGAAAGGACAAAAGAATTTTTATCGAGAATATTAAAATAAATATTTGAAAATTTTATAAGAATATCTTGTATAATTTGGTAGTTTAAAAAATATAGTTAAAAAAGAAATGAGGTTAATATGAAAAACACTAGATCATTATTTAACATTGTATTATTTATTATATTTTTAACAACATCAAGTATCTTTGTTAAAGGGCAAAATATAATTCCAGAAGGTTTAAGGAAACGAAGTGGTATAAGCTATGAAATAAAATCTGTATATCATGGAATAGGAAATCAAAATAAAAGTAGTATTAGTATAGGAACTAAAACAGAACATGGTGGAGAATATTCAGTAGCAATTGGAGATAATAGTTCAAGTGAAGGATATGCTGCGATAACACAAGGATATGAAGCAAAATCTGATGGATATTCTTCAATTTCATTAGGATATAAAGCATATGCTGGAGCAAATTATGCGATAGCACAGGGATATAATGCGAAAGCTGAAGGAGGAACCTCAATATCAATAGGAAGTGATTCAAATTCTAAAAGAGCTTTTTCAGTATCAATAGGAAATGAATCAAAAGCAACTTCAGAACATTCGGTAGCAATTGGTTCAAATAGTGTTACGAATAATAAAGTATCTGTAAATACAGTTACATTAGGAGAATTAACACTTAAAGATTTTGCAGGTTCAAATCCCCATTCAGTATTATCTATAGGAGCTACAGGAAAAGAAAGGCAATTGCAATATGTATCAGCAGGGCAAATAAGTAGTAAATCAACAGATGCTATAAATGGTTCACAACTATATGCAAGTAATATGATTATGTCTAATATAGCAGATTCAATTAAACTTATTCTTGGAGGAAATGCAAGTATAAAGGATAATAAAATTACTATAGATAATATAGGTGGAGTAGGAAAAAATAGTATACATGAGGCAATGGTAGAATTTTTAAAAAAGAATGAAGAAATAAATAAGGAATTAAAATCATCAAAAGATGAGTTAAAAAAATTATCAGATAATACAATGATAATAAGTGGAGATAAAGGAAATACAGATACACAAACTTTAAGTAAAGATGGAGGTCTTAAATTTTCTATTAAGGGTTCTGAATATATTAAAACAGAAGCAAAAGGAAGTGAAGTATTATTAGATTTTACAGATAAAGTAAAAAGTGATATATCAAAAGGAGTAGCAGCAAATAGTGGAGTTGCTAGTGCAGTAGCAATGGCAAACTTACCACAAATAAGTAGAATAGATGATAGGAAACATAATGTAGCAGGAGCATACGGATACTATAATGGAGAACATGCCTTTGCATTAGGTATGTCAGGCTTAAATGAAGTAGGAAATGTAATATATAAGGTAAGTGGTGCATTTAATACTAAAGGAAATTTATCATTAGGAGCAGGACTAGGTTATCAATTTGGAATTAATGGTAAGGAAAAAACAAATGAAATTATAGTAGAAAGAGAAAATATAATAAATAGGGATGAGTTAGATAAATTAAATGATTTAAATAATAAATTAAATCAAAGAATAGATGAACTTGAAAGAAGATTAAAAGCATTTGAAGATATTAAGATAAATGAAGATGAACTATATACATTAACTGGATATAAAACAGGTAAATTTGAATTAACAAATTCACAAGAAGAGATATTAAAAGATATAGTAAGAGAATTAAATGAGAACTATAGAAATAGGAAGATATATATAACAGGATATACAGATACGATGTCAAATGAGGATTTAAATCTTGAGTTAGGATTAAAGAGGGCAAATGTTGTAGCTAAGAAACTAAGGGCGTTAGGATTAGACATGAGTATAAGTATAAGGAAGGTAAGTTCATCAGGATATAATAACATAATAGAAACAAATAAGAGTTCAAGTGGAAGATCTTCTAATAGAAGGGTAGAGATTGAATTAAGATGATTTTTGAAAATACAGATATTGACAATATATTGCACCCAAATTCTTGGAAATAAGATATGAGGGTGCAATATTTAATTTATTGATAGATATCTTTCTTTCTTGTTTTTTTAAAAAAATTATGTTAAACTATTATAAATGGCTGGGTGGCGAAATCGGTAGACGCAGCAGACTCAAAATCTGCCGAGAAATCATAAGGGTTCGAGTCCCTTCCTAGTCACCATTTTTTTTTTGAAAGGATGATATGATGGAATTAAAGTTGACTAAAAAAGAAATAGAACTATTTGATAAAAATGAAGAATTAATAAGAATGAATTTAGTTTCAAAAGCTATATATAATGAGAGCTTAAATTATGAGTTTACTGAAATGGATAATAAAAATATATGGTTCAGTGAAGAAAATTTGGTTTTAGAATTATATATGAGAAAAAAAGTTGAACCAAGAGTTATGGTAAATGAAAATTCTATTATAGAAGTATATAATAATAACAAAGAATATTTTGAAAAAAATAAAATACCTTTTAATGAAGCAAGAGAGATTATAAAAAATGATTTAACTGAAGAATCAAATTATGCTTTATTTGAAGATTTAGTAAAAAAATTAATGAATGAAATGGATGATAATGTTGTTTTATCAAAAGAAGATATTCTATTTACTAAAGGAAATGAAAATCTAATTAAATCTATATTATTAATAAATGTATTGAAAGAAAATGCTAAAAAAGATAATTTCTTTAAGGAAAATAAAGAAGAAATAGAATTAATAAAAAAAGATGCTAGACTAAATTATTATTTAAATAAATTAATCGAAGAAAAAGCTGTAATATCTAATCAAACTGTATTAGATGAGATGCAAAAGTTCTCAAAAGAAAATTTTAATGCAGTTAAAAATTATTCTCAAGAAGAATTATTTAAATATGTTGGAGATAATTTATTAAATGCAAGAATCTCAGAAGTGAAAAAAGAAGTAATCGATAGAGTAATTAAAGAATATAATATAGAAAAAATTATAAAGGAATATACAAAATAGATATATGAAATTTAGAAATAAAGAACTTTGGGAATATTTTTTTGATAAACCTAAAAAACATTATAACATATATATGTATGAAATGCCTAAATATCCTAATCATTTAATATTTGATGATGAAGAAATTTTGAACGCAAAAGGTATGTGGAATGAAACTTATTTTAAGAATAATAATGAATTACATTTAGAAATTGGAAGTGGGAGTGCTAATTTTACAAATAATAAGGCTCTGCAAAATCCTGATATTAACTTTTTAGGTGTTGAATTAAGATTAAAAAGATTAGTTCAAGCTGCAAGAAAAGCAGAAAAAAATGAACTAAAAAATTTAATATTTCTAAAAAAGAGAGTAAGTTCTCTTCAAGAATTTATAGGAGCTAATGAACTTTCTGGATTGTATATAAATTTTCCAGATCCTTGGGAAAATGAAGAACATAAAAGAATTTTTGGTCCTAAACTTTTAAATGATTTAGATGTAGTATTAAAATCAGGTTCAAAGATATATTTTAAAACTGATCATTTAAATTATTACTTAGATATTTTAGAATTAATAAAAAATAATGAAAATTATGAAGTTGTTTATAACACTGATGATTTATATAATTCTGAAAAAGCTATTGATAATATTAAAACAGAATTTGAACATTTATTTTTATCTAAACATAATATGAATATTAAATATATAGAAATAGTAAAAAAATAATGTAGTAAAGATGTACCTAATAAGGTACATTTTTTATTTTTCAGAAAATAAATTAAAATAAAATTAAAAATTACTTGACAATAAATTTAAAAAAATATATAATAAGTTATCAATTAATGGAAGGAGGTTAGTTGAGAATTTTAGGAGTTAATTGAGAAATAAGGGGGAGAGTTATTGGAGGTTATAAAGCAGACAAATCGTGCATTACTGTTTGAAAAGTTTAATGATGAAGTTTATGATATATTAACTTTAATAGGTGATGTTGAAAATATTAGTAGTTTAGATGATGAAAAAATTCAAGAAATAAACAAACATTTATTAGTATCAAATTTTAATGAATTTTTAGAAAAATTTGAACCAAAAATTTATTCGTATATGGATGTTGAAAATAAAAGAATAGGATATACTCTTACAAAAAATGAAAATATTCCTGATTCAATGTATACAACCATATATATAAATAATGAAAATACTTTCATTAGAATGTTATCAACATTAATTGAAAATAGAAAAAACTTAGATAAGAAAAATGTAGATTTTCAATTTGAAGATATTTTAGAATTAATATCACCAAGAAAAGTAATAGAAAATATAAAACAACAAAGAAAAGAAATTAATTATTTATTTGCTAAATATGAAGCTTTAAGTGATAAAAGTCCTAAAAAACTTGATGTTGGTGATTTATTGAATTATAAATTTCAAGAAGCATCAAAAAACTATAATAATATATTAGCAATGTTACCACTGGCTATAGAAGATATAAAAACAAGACTTGAAATCGGAGAAAATAAGGAAAATGTAAATGTTGAAGAAATTAAACTTGGTTATTTAGAGTTCTCAGATGGTGGAGAAATAGAGTTTATAGAAGATCAATTAGAATTAGAAACAACAAAACTTTTACCAAATAATAGTCAAAAATTATTAGAAATATTTGAAAATGATTATTATGAAAGTATTGAAAAACCAAATAATTATGTAGCTAATTTAATTAAGAGAACATATGTTCCTATAACAACAAATAATCTTAGTATTGATTTTGAAAAAGAGGCAAATAAC
The genomic region above belongs to Streptobacillus moniliformis DSM 12112 and contains:
- a CDS encoding transglycosylase domain-containing protein codes for the protein MKKVIKYFSMLIISLFIMGFIGLSYIVYEVNKNYPPELIENYKPLIPSTIYDINGNQIDLITIERRDPISISEIPKMVQDAFISVEDKRFREHNGLDYIRLTKALILNVTKTGREGGSTITQQLIKTIFLTPDRSLKRKVVEAVLATRMERKYTKDEILELYLNTINFGRSSYGIKNAAKNYFGKLPSELTVGEAAILASIPKSPAKYSKIENALERQKIVLSLMYKNGAITREEYENAKLEDITFVNLDTKHLSDDERISKSNISPEFTTTVINEVKKILQIETEEDEKLLFNGYKIYATVDINMQKAAYKAFASNNNLRNRKNLEAALISIDPTNGFVKAMVGGKKYQKGDFNRALNAKRQPGSSFKPFVYLSALLDNYTMATTLEDSPSTFGKWTPKNYDWKFRNNLTILKALEISDNVVAVKALDLVGLKKFNSLWESFGFSKKDIPQDLTTSLGSITLSPIDMAKAYSIIANGGNKVEPQFIYKIENRFGDVIYEADTTKEKVLEPEYAALITHMMESVVKNGGSKGAQLYAKGEAVPVAGKTGTTSDYISAWFTGYTPTLVTVVYVGNDDNKSMGRGMSGASAALPIWKNYMQAVVNLGNFDIGRFEFIKDGIMSEKLVKKVIDLRSGLLDSDGFNAREALFIAGTEPVELENIIYEGY
- a CDS encoding OmpA family protein, whose translation is MKNTRSLFNIVLFIIFLTTSSIFVKGQNIIPEGLRKRSGISYEIKSVYHGIGNQNKSSISIGTKTEHGGEYSVAIGDNSSSEGYAAITQGYEAKSDGYSSISLGYKAYAGANYAIAQGYNAKAEGGTSISIGSDSNSKRAFSVSIGNESKATSEHSVAIGSNSVTNNKVSVNTVTLGELTLKDFAGSNPHSVLSIGATGKERQLQYVSAGQISSKSTDAINGSQLYASNMIMSNIADSIKLILGGNASIKDNKITIDNIGGVGKNSIHEAMVEFLKKNEEINKELKSSKDELKKLSDNTMIISGDKGNTDTQTLSKDGGLKFSIKGSEYIKTEAKGSEVLLDFTDKVKSDISKGVAANSGVASAVAMANLPQISRIDDRKHNVAGAYGYYNGEHAFALGMSGLNEVGNVIYKVSGAFNTKGNLSLGAGLGYQFGINGKEKTNEIIVERENIINRDELDKLNDLNNKLNQRIDELERRLKAFEDIKINEDELYTLTGYKTGKFELTNSQEEILKDIVRELNENYRNRKIYITGYTDTMSNEDLNLELGLKRANVVAKKLRALGLDMSISIRKVSSSGYNNIIETNKSSSGRSSNRRVEIELR
- the trmB gene encoding tRNA (guanosine(46)-N7)-methyltransferase TrmB, with the translated sequence MKFRNKELWEYFFDKPKKHYNIYMYEMPKYPNHLIFDDEEILNAKGMWNETYFKNNNELHLEIGSGSANFTNNKALQNPDINFLGVELRLKRLVQAARKAEKNELKNLIFLKKRVSSLQEFIGANELSGLYINFPDPWENEEHKRIFGPKLLNDLDVVLKSGSKIYFKTDHLNYYLDILELIKNNENYEVVYNTDDLYNSEKAIDNIKTEFEHLFLSKHNMNIKYIEIVKK
- a CDS encoding ABC transporter substrate-binding protein/permease, producing the protein MKKRILLFILLMYSSFSISMEKLRVGMEAGYAPFNWFQSDDRNGAVKLKNGYAGGYDVEIAKIIAEKLNMELEIVQSDWDSLLGPALNSDKIDVVIAGMSPTKERRENLEFTDPYYESDLVIVIKKDSKYLNANNIQEFSNSKLTAQLNTFHYTVLDQIERLKKENASENFSNMLVALESGKIDGYISEKPGALSAKLSNPNISFVEFDKDNGFKYDRDDVNIAIALKKGNTELRDKINKALSEISVEQREEIMKKAIATQPNQGSDELPNNFLSWIKYFIVNYWKDFLYGTLTTVNLSLIGTFFGFIIGLILSLLRDERNVNKKSWLSIVIYNIFKYFVSIYVTFIRGTPMIVQAIIFYYGFSQITGINIPALTSALIIVSYNTGAYITEIVRGGIDSIEKGQYEAAQALGMNHFNIMRKVILPQAIRNVLPSVANEFIINIKDTSVLFSIGVTELFTTSKSIVGSHVRYYEVFVITCAIYFVLTYSLSKLFRYFEKKMDGNKEYEIEG
- the rlmN gene encoding 23S rRNA (adenine(2503)-C(2))-methyltransferase RlmN, with the protein product MVKIDILDLSLDELEKMFLELGLKKFNALQVYQWLHKKLVFNFDEFSNISKETRELLKEKFEIGTLKYVTHQTSKDKETVKFLFSLPGKKLIESVLLKYKNRYSICVSSQVGCPLKCDFCATGMMKFEKNLKASEILMQFYYLQNYLKEKNDKISNVVYMGMGEPFLNYDAVNKSINILNSKEGQAFSKRNFTISTSGLINEIDKFVEDQKQVGLAISLHSVNEKRRSELMPINKINPLDKLRESLLNYQNKTKNRITFEYILIDDFNCEKEDAVALVKFMRSFNHLVNLIPYNKVAGKPYKTPSLQKQKEFYNHLLSHKINVTLRETKGEDIQAACGQLKVKKEEINNEESN
- a CDS encoding amino acid ABC transporter ATP-binding protein, translated to MSIIKVVNLKKSYGKRNILNGINLEVNESEVVSIIGSSGSGKSTLLRCLNLLETYDEGSVLYKDIDINDKKILLNEYRSKVGMVFQQFNLFNNLNVLENCMLAQVNVLGRTNEEAKETAIRYLKKVGMDKFINARVNQLSGGQKQRVAIARALSMNPEALLFDEPTSALDPEMVGEVLKVMKELAEEGLTMIIVTHEMDFAREVSDKIVFMDKGIILEEGHPDDIFTNPKNERTKEFLSRILK